A single genomic interval of Streptomyces violaceusniger Tu 4113 harbors:
- a CDS encoding DUF6302 family protein, with amino-acid sequence MKFQYYRERLDDLNLLDRAVPVPLSGDGFDLAVPVGGRRRSGVCDADPVRAAHAIVSMLAQPEEFPDLRWADDEQRLRWGVDPEDAIPQQQWETEPRVPELSEEAYMRVMGILYGYSDEAIQKFIRHHGFAEDGQ; translated from the coding sequence ATGAAATTCCAGTACTACCGCGAGCGCCTGGACGACCTGAACCTGTTGGACCGGGCGGTCCCGGTTCCCCTGTCCGGGGACGGCTTCGACCTCGCGGTGCCGGTCGGCGGCCGTCGCCGGTCGGGGGTCTGCGACGCGGACCCCGTCCGGGCCGCCCACGCCATCGTCTCCATGCTCGCGCAGCCGGAGGAGTTCCCCGATCTGCGGTGGGCCGATGACGAGCAGCGGCTGAGGTGGGGCGTGGACCCCGAGGACGCGATCCCGCAGCAGCAGTGGGAGACCGAGCCGCGCGTGCCCGAGCTGAGCGAGGAGGCGTACATGCGGGTGATGGGCATCCTGTACGGCTACAGCGACGAAGCGATCCAGAAGTTCATCCGGCACCACGGGTTCGCGGAGGACGGCCAGTGA
- a CDS encoding DUF6283 family protein, translated as MAPVRYRLNGPCGDCPWRTDVEPGQFEAYRFDSLKTTSTQPEVTSAADVLGQPMFACHQTQEGREQACAGWLVVAAAQGNLRIRLALATGDLPPEAVEPGPGWPPLFESYDAMADRQGRPDDGHGEIKPPRQGRRGGQA; from the coding sequence ATGGCGCCGGTCCGCTACCGCCTGAACGGCCCGTGCGGGGACTGCCCGTGGCGCACCGACGTCGAGCCGGGCCAGTTCGAGGCGTACCGGTTCGACTCGCTGAAGACCACCAGCACGCAGCCGGAGGTCACGTCCGCGGCCGACGTCCTGGGGCAGCCGATGTTCGCCTGCCACCAGACCCAGGAGGGCCGCGAGCAGGCGTGCGCGGGCTGGCTGGTGGTCGCCGCGGCGCAGGGCAACCTGCGTATCCGGCTGGCGCTGGCGACCGGCGACCTGCCGCCCGAGGCGGTGGAGCCGGGCCCCGGCTGGCCGCCGCTGTTCGAGTCTTACGACGCGATGGCCGACCGGCAGGGGCGCCCGGACGACGGGCACGGGGAGATCAAGCCGCCCCGCCAGGGACGCCGGGGAGGGCAGGCATGA
- a CDS encoding helix-turn-helix domain-containing protein — protein sequence MASELTGEEWPRPSRRRGETGRQEKADIGRRLKKRYDNGMSLRQLADLTGYSYGYVHTCLAHAGVTMRDRGSNKFPGRVLSM from the coding sequence ATGGCCAGCGAGCTGACCGGCGAGGAGTGGCCGCGGCCATCGCGTCGCCGTGGCGAGACGGGGCGTCAGGAAAAGGCGGACATCGGCCGCCGCCTGAAGAAGCGGTACGACAACGGGATGAGCCTGCGTCAGCTTGCCGACCTGACCGGCTACAGCTACGGCTACGTCCACACGTGCCTGGCCCATGCCGGGGTGACAATGCGGGACCGGGGCTCGAACAAGTTTCCTGGACGCGTCCTGTCCATGTAG
- a CDS encoding helix-turn-helix domain-containing protein: MLLIGSHKAGDHARRMDARRPHEGREWLTRAFNGASEYVATGERIATRQDFYVSLAALRGRVEVAPWKGTAGKTDLKNMLARLAICEQSGDWDHTVSERDLAERMGCSREAVRRSNSRLKDAGRIRQLDRGDHRNGARWMLILHVSRVSQAVSPTVSSGESHDETTPQGPLAGGAMSGLTVRLPRQEPNIDARTATRLMSEDAFAHLGLGGSGLAVVSALAERNGQSAAELVGTASISRPTAFRQLKKLAELGLVQKTAELYYLTEKATEGAGQITEECTEPVQDWEQAAQRLGTAGSGQRRRDRHDRERRHWETTQERLAERRRPATPAPNPRLVPQELVRPDGTVIDSRTGEITEWRVASDGELILPDPWGPEWGPA; this comes from the coding sequence ATGCTCCTCATCGGCTCCCACAAGGCCGGGGACCACGCCCGGCGCATGGACGCCCGCCGACCGCACGAAGGCCGCGAATGGCTCACCCGGGCCTTCAACGGCGCCTCCGAGTACGTGGCCACCGGCGAGCGCATCGCCACCCGGCAGGACTTCTACGTCTCCCTGGCAGCCCTCCGCGGCCGGGTCGAGGTCGCTCCCTGGAAGGGCACCGCGGGCAAGACCGACTTGAAGAACATGCTCGCCCGCCTGGCCATCTGCGAGCAGTCCGGCGACTGGGACCACACCGTCAGCGAACGCGACCTCGCCGAGCGCATGGGGTGCAGCCGGGAAGCGGTACGCCGGTCCAACTCCCGCCTCAAGGACGCCGGGCGCATCCGGCAACTGGACCGGGGAGACCACCGCAACGGGGCCCGCTGGATGCTCATTCTCCACGTCTCACGGGTCTCACAGGCGGTCTCACCTACGGTCTCATCTGGGGAGTCTCACGACGAGACCACTCCCCAAGGGCCTCTGGCTGGGGGGGCCATGAGTGGCCTCACGGTGAGACTCCCCCGGCAGGAGCCCAACATCGACGCCCGCACCGCCACCCGCCTCATGTCCGAAGACGCCTTCGCTCACCTGGGACTCGGCGGCTCCGGCCTCGCGGTCGTCTCCGCCCTCGCCGAACGCAACGGGCAGAGCGCCGCCGAACTGGTCGGCACCGCCTCCATCTCCCGCCCCACGGCCTTCCGCCAGCTCAAGAAGCTCGCAGAACTCGGCCTGGTGCAGAAGACGGCCGAGCTGTACTACCTCACCGAGAAGGCCACCGAAGGCGCAGGTCAGATCACCGAGGAGTGCACCGAGCCCGTTCAGGACTGGGAGCAGGCCGCTCAACGCCTGGGCACCGCGGGCAGCGGCCAGCGCCGCCGCGACCGGCACGACCGCGAGCGCAGGCACTGGGAGACCACCCAGGAACGCCTGGCCGAACGCCGCCGCCCCGCGACCCCCGCGCCCAACCCCCGGCTCGTCCCGCAGGAGTTGGTCCGGCCCGACGGAACCGTGATCGACTCCCGCACCGGCGAGATCACCGAATGGCGCGTGGCCAGCGACGGCGAACTCATCCTGCCCGACCCCTGGGGCCCGGAGTGGGGCCCGGCGTGA